Proteins encoded by one window of Brevibacterium atlanticum:
- a CDS encoding FAD-dependent monooxygenase, translated as MPEVIIVGAGSSGLMLAAELALAGVGSTVFERRPNQEVTGARSLALQARTLELFDQRGIVDRFLSAGQIDQALEFGRARLGIIDFPSRHPYCLRLSQQRTELIMSEWVAEFGTRIEYGVEVTGFDQDRGGVDVRLSDGRELRADYIIGCDGSRSLIRRSAGIEFPGCDPTMSSLIAEVELAEEPEWGVHEHEFGTQAFSLLADGRASLVVSERHPQENVDPTLEDLRSALIDVWGTDFGARGPGTISRFTDMARQASVYRSSRVLLAGDSAHVHSPVGGHGINTGVQDAVNLGWKLAQVVKGTSPESLLNTYHSERHPVGAQVIHLDLAVMALMRLDDRSVALNDVVTGWLRMDGPRRSLAGTLSGLDTRYGAQADIAAADVHPLVGRRIPNLDLHTSKGILRTYTLLHGGRPVLLNLGAPRDIDITDWGDRVDRVDARYYGGWDLPMVGEVSEPTAVLIRPDGYVAWVGDSGSEGLNEAIRFWFGS; from the coding sequence ATGCCTGAAGTGATCATTGTCGGTGCCGGATCATCAGGGCTGATGCTCGCCGCCGAGCTGGCCCTGGCGGGAGTCGGCAGCACGGTTTTCGAACGACGCCCGAATCAGGAGGTGACCGGGGCGCGTTCGCTCGCACTGCAGGCGCGGACACTTGAGCTCTTCGACCAGCGCGGTATCGTCGATCGCTTTCTCTCTGCCGGCCAGATCGATCAGGCGCTGGAGTTCGGCCGCGCACGCTTGGGAATCATCGACTTTCCCTCTCGACATCCGTACTGTCTGCGGCTGAGTCAACAGCGCACCGAACTCATCATGTCGGAGTGGGTCGCAGAGTTCGGGACGAGAATCGAATACGGCGTCGAAGTGACCGGATTCGACCAGGACCGCGGCGGAGTCGATGTCCGGTTGTCGGACGGTCGAGAGCTGCGGGCCGACTACATCATCGGGTGCGACGGAAGCCGCAGCCTGATCCGGCGGTCCGCGGGGATCGAGTTCCCCGGCTGCGATCCGACGATGAGCAGTCTCATTGCTGAGGTCGAGCTGGCGGAGGAGCCCGAATGGGGCGTCCACGAACACGAGTTCGGTACTCAGGCCTTCAGCCTGCTCGCCGATGGGCGGGCGAGCCTCGTGGTGTCCGAGAGACACCCGCAGGAGAATGTCGACCCTACTCTGGAGGACCTGCGCTCTGCGCTGATCGATGTGTGGGGAACTGACTTCGGCGCGCGCGGCCCGGGCACGATCTCACGATTCACGGACATGGCGCGTCAGGCCTCGGTCTATCGTTCCTCGCGGGTGCTGCTGGCCGGTGATTCTGCACATGTCCACTCGCCGGTCGGCGGCCACGGGATCAACACCGGGGTCCAAGACGCTGTCAACCTGGGGTGGAAGCTCGCCCAGGTGGTCAAGGGAACGTCGCCGGAGAGCCTGCTCAACACGTATCACTCTGAGCGTCACCCAGTCGGTGCGCAGGTCATCCACCTCGACCTGGCGGTGATGGCGTTGATGCGCCTGGACGACCGCTCCGTCGCCCTGAACGATGTCGTCACCGGCTGGCTCCGCATGGACGGGCCACGTAGATCGCTGGCCGGCACGCTGTCTGGTCTCGACACCCGTTACGGGGCCCAAGCCGATATCGCCGCAGCAGATGTGCACCCGCTCGTGGGGCGTCGCATTCCGAATCTGGATCTCCACACCTCGAAGGGAATTCTTCGCACTTACACGCTTCTGCACGGCGGTCGTCCTGTGCTGCTCAACCTCGGCGCACCGCGTGACATCGACATCACAGACTGGGGCGACCGAGTCGATCGGGTCGACGCTCGCTATTACGGCGGGTGGGACCTGCCGATGGTCGGTGAGGTGTCAGAACCGACTGCGGTGCTCATCCGCCCGGACGGCTACGTGGCCTGGGTCGGCGATTCCGGATCAGAGGGTCTGAACGAGGCGATTCGCTTCTGGTTCGGTTCCTGA
- a CDS encoding DUF1453 domain-containing protein: MHPALIAIAVIAIIVFVIVRRFRGEPVDAKDLAVPPLILLAISIKDLWGFDHWTAANIIFLAVSVAVGIGFGMLRGASTVLFEKDGTLHQRYTVRTLIVWALSLAASACLHFGAQAIGAEEAVRPVTLSIGLSLLGEAMTCGWRGLQSGVPFSVRDTDTTAAPLRRP, translated from the coding sequence ATGCATCCGGCACTCATCGCCATCGCAGTCATCGCCATCATCGTGTTCGTCATCGTTCGCCGCTTCCGCGGGGAGCCCGTGGACGCGAAGGATCTCGCCGTGCCGCCGCTCATCCTGCTGGCCATCTCGATCAAGGATCTATGGGGTTTCGACCACTGGACTGCGGCGAACATCATCTTCCTCGCCGTCTCTGTTGCCGTCGGCATCGGCTTCGGCATGCTGCGCGGGGCCTCAACCGTGCTCTTCGAGAAGGACGGAACCCTTCATCAGCGGTACACCGTGAGGACGCTCATCGTCTGGGCGCTCAGCCTGGCAGCCAGCGCCTGTCTGCACTTCGGCGCCCAGGCCATCGGCGCCGAGGAGGCAGTCCGACCCGTGACGCTGAGCATCGGTCTGAGCCTGTTGGGTGAGGCGATGACGTGCGGCTGGCGCGGGCTGCAGTCCGGGGTCCCCTTCAGCGTCAGGGACACGGACACCACTGCAGCGCCTCTCCGAAGGCCGTGA
- a CDS encoding TetR/AcrR family transcriptional regulator has protein sequence MPKIVDPVQRREAIADALFAIVLKQGFAKVSLRAIAEEAGLAIGSIRHYFTTAEGIVRFALDTLVARVGARLEDRLASLLPRLDAGSLSGDAAKEATVDLLAELLPLDEVRRQESVVWLAFEETARTDPALTDVFETSVRGSRKLMARTLESMSRRKVLRRDLDLDLEVDALAALVDGLTLRSTLHPEVLPPGRAREVLSTHLEGLRG, from the coding sequence ATGCCGAAGATCGTCGATCCCGTCCAGCGCCGTGAGGCCATCGCTGATGCCCTCTTCGCGATCGTCCTCAAGCAGGGCTTCGCCAAGGTCTCGCTGCGCGCGATCGCCGAGGAGGCCGGTCTGGCGATCGGCTCGATCCGGCACTACTTCACCACGGCTGAAGGCATTGTGCGCTTTGCGCTCGACACGCTCGTCGCGCGGGTCGGCGCTCGCCTCGAGGATCGCCTTGCTTCGCTGCTGCCGCGGCTCGATGCCGGCTCGCTCAGCGGAGATGCGGCCAAGGAGGCGACCGTCGATCTCCTGGCTGAGCTGCTGCCGCTCGATGAGGTGAGGCGACAGGAGTCAGTCGTGTGGTTGGCGTTTGAGGAGACCGCCCGGACGGATCCTGCGCTCACTGATGTCTTCGAGACCTCGGTCCGCGGTTCGCGGAAGCTGATGGCTCGAACGCTTGAGAGCATGTCGCGCCGAAAAGTACTACGGCGCGATCTCGACCTTGATCTTGAGGTCGATGCTCTGGCGGCGCTCGTCGATGGACTCACTCTTCGTTCGACTTTGCACCCCGAGGTACTTCCACCTGGGCGTGCCCGCGAAGTGCTCTCCACTCACCTGGAGGGGCTGCGGGGGTAG
- a CDS encoding type 1 glutamine amidotransferase domain-containing protein, translating into MVDVLFVVTAATGWTLKDGSVHPTGYWAEELAEPHRLFTEAGWSITVATPGGVPPTLDELSLGVAGGLPKKRAEIRRYLESISDVLDHPRTLAEVDEADFDLVFYPGGHGPMEDLAHDEVSGNLLRRRLESGKPLGLLCHAPAAILAATNPDGTSAFAGRTMTGLSNAEERLNPFAWKAKWLLQDAMIEAGVDYDKGKIPLRPHVVVDGALYSGQNPQTAEALATRIIADLEG; encoded by the coding sequence ATGGTCGATGTGCTCTTCGTCGTCACTGCCGCAACCGGCTGGACTCTCAAGGACGGGTCCGTCCACCCCACCGGCTACTGGGCCGAGGAGTTGGCCGAACCGCACCGCCTCTTCACCGAGGCCGGGTGGTCGATCACCGTTGCCACCCCCGGAGGGGTGCCGCCGACCCTCGACGAGCTCAGCCTCGGTGTGGCCGGCGGCCTGCCGAAGAAGCGAGCGGAGATCCGCCGCTACCTCGAATCGATCAGCGATGTGCTCGACCATCCCCGCACCCTCGCCGAGGTGGATGAGGCGGACTTCGATCTCGTGTTCTATCCCGGTGGTCACGGTCCGATGGAGGACCTCGCCCACGACGAGGTCTCCGGGAATCTGCTGCGCCGCAGGCTCGAGTCCGGGAAGCCGCTCGGGCTGCTCTGCCATGCCCCGGCCGCGATCCTGGCTGCGACGAACCCGGATGGCACGAGTGCCTTCGCCGGGCGGACGATGACCGGGCTGTCGAATGCCGAGGAGCGGCTCAACCCGTTCGCATGGAAGGCGAAATGGCTGCTCCAGGACGCAATGATCGAGGCCGGGGTCGACTACGACAAAGGCAAGATCCCGCTGCGCCCGCATGTCGTCGTCGACGGCGCGCTCTATTCGGGGCAGAACCCGCAGACCGCCGAGGCGCTGGCAACGAGGATCATCGCCGACCTCGAGGGCTGA
- a CDS encoding NAD-dependent epimerase/dehydratase family protein, translating to MQTILGSGGPIADKLARELRRNFTSDIRLVSRHPKAVHPDDELVSADLTDAAATSRAVAGSNIAFLTVGLPMDSALWEAKFPTMMANTIDACAEHGVKLVFFDNTYMYPGTPEPQTESTLFVPNGRKGRVRAQIATMLLEAMESGRVNAVICRAPEFYGPGSTKSLSNSLVFNRIRDGKRPFVPISASTRRSLIWTPDASQAMALIGNTDDAFDQTWHLPIDRSRPSYSEMIGIAATVLDRRISYTVLPNAVFRLGGRFVPALAEVGELLPRYRGDNIFDTEKFTTRFPDFAVTSAVEGIREIVAGPLPR from the coding sequence ATGCAGACGATTCTCGGATCCGGCGGACCGATCGCCGATAAGCTCGCCCGTGAGCTGCGACGGAACTTCACAAGCGACATCCGTCTGGTCAGTCGGCATCCGAAGGCCGTTCATCCCGACGACGAACTCGTCTCCGCCGACCTCACCGACGCCGCGGCGACGAGCCGAGCCGTTGCCGGCAGCAACATCGCCTTCCTCACGGTCGGATTGCCCATGGACTCCGCCCTGTGGGAGGCGAAGTTCCCGACGATGATGGCCAACACGATCGACGCGTGCGCCGAACACGGGGTCAAGCTCGTGTTCTTCGACAACACCTACATGTATCCGGGGACGCCCGAGCCGCAGACCGAGTCGACGCTCTTCGTCCCCAACGGCCGCAAGGGACGCGTCCGTGCGCAGATCGCGACGATGCTGCTCGAGGCGATGGAATCAGGCCGGGTCAACGCCGTGATCTGCCGGGCCCCGGAGTTCTATGGGCCCGGGTCGACGAAGAGCCTGTCGAATTCGCTCGTCTTCAACCGGATCCGGGACGGCAAACGGCCCTTCGTCCCGATCAGCGCCTCGACGCGTCGCTCACTCATCTGGACTCCCGATGCCTCGCAGGCGATGGCACTCATCGGCAACACCGACGATGCCTTCGACCAGACCTGGCACCTGCCGATCGACCGATCGAGGCCGAGCTATTCCGAGATGATCGGCATCGCCGCGACCGTCCTCGACCGGCGGATCAGCTACACGGTGCTGCCGAATGCGGTCTTCCGCCTCGGCGGGCGGTTCGTTCCCGCCCTCGCCGAGGTGGGTGAGCTGCTCCCCCGGTACCGCGGGGACAACATCTTCGACACCGAGAAGTTCACGACTCGGTTCCCCGACTTCGCAGTCACCTCGGCGGTCGAGGGAATCCGGGAGATCGTGGCCGGACCGTTGCCCAGATAG
- a CDS encoding calcium:proton antiporter, whose translation MTAALRSIITPTAIIRLLLGWGAYVALLSAGHLLEPPVPAPLLVTALIVIVAVILVCAFGVVHEAEHLAGRLGDPYGSLVLTLSIVLIEVVLIAAVLLGPGDHATIARDSVMAVTMIILGAVVGLCLLIGGLRHGDLMHNRTGVSTYLSMIIVLAALAFALPAVIGSDGSYLPWQEIPIIVLTIGIYTFFLTQQMGAQAADFVEVDPRLTRTIAEAAAPAVDTGSITEAAPGVDAPREVEAAPDVDASPGIRDILSTHRVEIVTRLALLIATVTPIVLLSHDMATLLDDGLGRLGAPVALSGIVIAMIVFLPESITSIRAAWAGEIQRVSNLCHGAQVSTVGLTIPTVLVIGLLTDQPVVLAESPVNLLLLGLMLLLSVATFAAKRGTAVHGAAHLVVFAAFGISVFS comes from the coding sequence ATGACCGCCGCACTGCGCAGCATCATCACTCCCACCGCGATCATCAGACTCCTCCTCGGCTGGGGCGCCTACGTCGCACTCCTCTCAGCAGGCCACCTCCTCGAACCGCCGGTCCCGGCTCCTCTGCTGGTCACCGCACTCATCGTCATCGTCGCGGTCATCCTCGTCTGCGCGTTCGGCGTCGTCCACGAGGCAGAGCACCTGGCCGGCCGCCTCGGCGATCCCTATGGGTCACTCGTCCTCACTCTGTCGATCGTGCTCATCGAGGTCGTCCTCATCGCCGCGGTCCTGCTCGGCCCCGGCGACCATGCGACGATCGCCCGCGATTCGGTGATGGCGGTGACGATGATCATCCTCGGCGCCGTAGTCGGGCTGTGCCTGCTCATCGGCGGGCTCCGACACGGGGACCTCATGCACAACCGCACCGGTGTCTCGACGTATCTGTCGATGATCATCGTCCTCGCCGCGCTCGCGTTCGCGCTGCCCGCCGTCATCGGCTCAGACGGCAGCTACCTGCCGTGGCAGGAGATCCCGATCATCGTGTTGACCATCGGCATCTACACCTTCTTCCTCACCCAGCAGATGGGTGCCCAAGCCGCCGATTTCGTCGAGGTCGATCCCCGATTGACACGCACCATCGCCGAGGCGGCCGCTCCCGCCGTGGACACGGGTTCCATCACCGAGGCGGCTCCCGGCGTTGATGCGCCACGCGAAGTTGAGGCGGCTCCCGACGTTGATGCGTCACCGGGCATCCGGGACATCCTGTCGACCCATCGGGTCGAGATCGTCACTCGGCTGGCGCTGCTCATCGCCACCGTGACGCCGATCGTCCTCCTCTCCCACGACATGGCCACGTTGCTCGATGACGGGTTGGGTCGCCTCGGCGCGCCGGTGGCACTGTCGGGGATCGTCATCGCGATGATCGTCTTCCTGCCTGAGTCGATCACCTCGATCAGGGCGGCATGGGCCGGGGAGATTCAACGGGTGAGCAACCTCTGCCATGGGGCGCAGGTGTCGACGGTGGGGCTGACGATCCCGACTGTCCTCGTCATCGGGCTGCTGACCGATCAGCCCGTCGTGCTCGCCGAATCTCCGGTGAATCTTCTGCTGCTCGGTCTCATGCTGCTGCTCTCGGTGGCGACGTTCGCGGCGAAGCGGGGCACGGCCGTGCACGGGGCCGCGCATCTTGTTGTGTTCGCGGCTTTCGGGATCTCCGTGTTCTCTTAG
- a CDS encoding PaaI family thioesterase, with product MTTDSTPTPDVSLESASRFVAAAGLVVEEVTATSVRGYADLDEKHHTPWGVVHGGVYTTLVESAGSIGASAAVADRGEFAVGVHNATDFLRPSQGARVAVEATALYQGRTQQLWEVIIADSATGKQLSRGQLRLQNVPLPKQDG from the coding sequence ATGACCACCGATTCAACTCCCACACCTGACGTCTCGCTGGAGAGCGCGAGCCGATTCGTCGCGGCCGCCGGACTGGTCGTCGAGGAGGTCACGGCCACCTCGGTGCGAGGATATGCCGACCTCGATGAGAAGCACCACACCCCGTGGGGCGTCGTCCACGGCGGCGTGTACACCACCCTCGTCGAGAGCGCGGGCAGCATCGGGGCGAGCGCAGCGGTCGCCGATCGTGGTGAGTTCGCCGTCGGCGTCCACAACGCCACGGACTTCCTCCGTCCCAGCCAGGGCGCCAGGGTCGCTGTTGAGGCCACGGCTCTTTATCAGGGTCGGACGCAGCAGCTGTGGGAGGTCATCATCGCCGATTCGGCGACGGGCAAACAGCTCTCGCGCGGTCAGCTCCGTCTGCAGAATGTGCCGCTGCCGAAGCAGGACGGCTGA
- a CDS encoding O-methyltransferase — protein sequence MTMNEEHATSVNRYDSTAAWREVDDYFIAHLTPEDAVLIAARESGADTTMPNAEVAANQGAFLALIAQVAGAKRILEFGTLAGYSTVWFARAVGDDGRVVTFELEPQNAEAARANLDRAGVDDRVEIHIGPAAESARALIDAGTEPFDLVFIDADKPNNPRYLEAALSLTEPGAVIIIDNVVRNGAVTDENSDDPRVSGVQTVTRMISENPDLDATALQTVGIKGWDGLIIARRR from the coding sequence ATGACGATGAACGAGGAACACGCGACCTCGGTCAACCGCTACGACTCGACCGCCGCTTGGCGTGAGGTCGATGACTACTTCATCGCGCACCTCACCCCGGAGGATGCCGTGCTCATCGCGGCTCGTGAGTCTGGAGCGGACACGACGATGCCCAACGCCGAGGTGGCCGCCAACCAAGGTGCGTTCCTGGCCCTCATCGCCCAGGTCGCAGGAGCGAAGAGGATCCTCGAGTTCGGCACTCTTGCCGGGTATTCGACGGTCTGGTTCGCCCGCGCCGTCGGCGACGACGGTCGCGTCGTCACCTTCGAACTCGAACCACAGAACGCCGAGGCGGCGCGTGCGAACCTCGACCGTGCTGGGGTGGACGACCGGGTGGAGATCCATATCGGACCTGCCGCAGAATCCGCTCGGGCCCTCATCGACGCCGGCACCGAGCCGTTTGATCTCGTGTTCATCGACGCCGACAAACCGAACAATCCGAGGTATCTCGAGGCGGCACTGTCGCTCACCGAACCCGGCGCGGTGATCATCATCGACAACGTCGTGCGCAACGGCGCGGTCACCGATGAGAACTCGGATGATCCGCGCGTGTCCGGCGTGCAGACGGTGACGCGAATGATCTCTGAGAACCCTGACCTCGATGCCACTGCGCTGCAGACCGTCGGCATCAAGGGCTGGGACGGCCTCATCATCGCGCGCCGGCGGTGA